One genomic region from Leifsonia poae encodes:
- a CDS encoding flavin reductase family protein — MRCYRGCRPVRLPPEPQQRSIRARRHPHRPKTATETATATAETAETAELVARFKTAFRRHPAGVAVVTAKAPSGPVGLTASSVASVSADPPALAFSVTSSAGSAGAVLSAPTFMVNLLRSTQAELARAFAVSGAPRFTPDQGWTTLDTGEPVLRGAASALRCRPLRTVTVGGSTLILAEVLEIEHGETGSPLVFHDRTFHALSNGSALA, encoded by the coding sequence TTGAGATGTTACCGTGGCTGTCGCCCGGTTCGCCTCCCGCCCGAACCGCAGCAGAGGAGCATCCGTGCCAGACGACACCCCCACCGCCCCAAGACCGCGACCGAGACCGCGACCGCGACCGCCGAGACAGCCGAGACCGCCGAGTTGGTCGCCCGGTTCAAGACCGCCTTCCGCCGCCATCCGGCCGGTGTCGCGGTCGTGACCGCGAAAGCCCCCTCCGGCCCGGTCGGACTCACGGCCTCCAGCGTCGCCTCCGTCTCGGCCGACCCGCCGGCACTCGCCTTCTCGGTCACCTCCAGTGCCGGTTCGGCGGGAGCGGTGCTGTCCGCCCCGACGTTCATGGTGAACCTGCTCCGCTCCACCCAGGCGGAGCTCGCCCGGGCGTTCGCCGTCTCGGGTGCACCCCGCTTCACACCCGACCAGGGATGGACGACTCTCGACACCGGCGAGCCTGTGCTGCGCGGCGCCGCCTCCGCGCTGCGCTGCCGCCCGCTCCGAACGGTCACGGTGGGCGGGTCCACCCTGATCCTCGCCGAGGTACTGGAGATCGAGCACGGCGAGACCGGAAGTCCGCTGGTCTTCCATGACCGCACGTTCCACGCTCTCTCCAACGGCTCCGCGCTCGCCTGA
- the soxR gene encoding redox-sensitive transcriptional activator SoxR translates to MAHELSTDDLLPIGRVARRSGVPVSTVRYYDSLGLLPSVRSPGNTRLFPRHALRRIAFIQVSVRYGLSLAAVAELFADLPDDRPPSREAWRRISAAWADELARRQEVLTRMQDELTGCLGCGCLSQDRCVVVNSQDKLGEDGAGPRRVLPAAAAALGRN, encoded by the coding sequence ATGGCACACGAGCTCTCCACCGACGACCTGCTGCCGATCGGTCGGGTGGCCCGGCGATCGGGGGTGCCGGTCTCGACGGTGCGGTACTACGACTCGCTCGGTCTGCTGCCCTCGGTGCGGTCGCCGGGGAACACCCGGTTGTTCCCGAGGCACGCGTTGCGCAGGATCGCGTTCATCCAGGTGTCGGTGCGGTACGGACTGTCGCTGGCCGCGGTCGCCGAGCTGTTCGCCGACCTCCCCGACGATCGACCGCCGAGCCGGGAGGCGTGGCGGCGCATCTCGGCGGCGTGGGCCGACGAACTGGCCCGCCGACAGGAGGTTCTGACCCGGATGCAGGACGAGCTCACCGGTTGCCTGGGCTGCGGCTGCCTCTCCCAGGATCGCTGCGTGGTCGTGAACTCGCAGGACAAACTCGGGGAGGACGGCGCCGGGCCGCGCCGCGTGCTCCCGGCTGCAGCCGCGGCGCTCGGGCGGAATTGA
- the fdxA gene encoding ferredoxin, producing MTYVIALPCVDVKDRACIDECPVDCIYEGERSLYIHPDECVDCGACEPVCPVEAICYEDDLPQKWADYYRANVEFFDDVGSPGGAAKVGVIAKDHPVIAALPPQEAPA from the coding sequence ATGACCTATGTGATCGCGCTTCCGTGTGTGGATGTGAAGGATCGGGCGTGTATTGATGAGTGTCCGGTTGATTGCATTTATGAGGGGGAGCGGTCGCTGTACATTCATCCGGATGAGTGTGTGGATTGTGGGGCGTGTGAGCCGGTGTGTCCGGTGGAGGCGATCTGTTACGAGGATGATCTTCCGCAGAAGTGGGCGGATTATTATCGGGCGAATGTGGAGTTCTTCGATGATGTGGGGTCGCCTGGTGGTGCGGCGAAGGTCGGCGTGATCGCCAAAGACCACCCCGTGATCGCCGCGCTGCCGCCGCAGGAGGCACCCGCCTGA